A region from the Mucilaginibacter sp. CSA2-8R genome encodes:
- the pelA gene encoding pectate lyase, producing the protein MNRIAATLILTLAVNAVWAQTAVKKYNLDTRIFASNAGHWYGIKDKHNIINPKSKQPRYASNNVVAIGDNILLFQKANGGWAKNYDVTAILTSDQQDSIRNDKSNLNTTFDNGTTYTHVACLADVYRATGQQKYADAAVKGIQFILSAQYANGGWPQYYPLENNYSRHITYNDDAYVGIIELLKEIKDNRDKFPFINDELYNKIEQSFNKGVDCILKTQINDFGEVTAWCQQHDEVTLQPAWARAFEPPSICNAESANIVLLLMSIDHPSADVKGAVKHAVNWFKESAIEGIRVQTVAAPPDTSQYTISKTDRVVVQDPSAPPIWTRYYELQTHRPMFCNRDSKVVYSLAEVARERRSGYGWYTYNPQKVLDKYPAWAQKWLAND; encoded by the coding sequence ATGAATAGAATTGCTGCTACGCTAATATTGACCTTGGCTGTAAACGCTGTTTGGGCGCAAACCGCTGTTAAAAAATACAATCTTGATACCCGGATTTTTGCCAGCAATGCAGGCCACTGGTACGGTATTAAAGATAAACACAACATTATTAACCCTAAGAGCAAGCAGCCGCGCTATGCCAGTAACAATGTGGTGGCTATTGGCGATAACATCCTTTTGTTTCAGAAAGCCAATGGGGGCTGGGCTAAAAATTATGATGTAACAGCCATTTTAACTTCCGATCAGCAAGATAGTATCCGTAACGATAAAAGTAACCTGAATACTACCTTTGATAATGGCACAACGTATACCCACGTAGCTTGCCTTGCTGATGTGTATCGGGCAACGGGGCAGCAAAAATATGCGGATGCTGCGGTAAAAGGCATACAGTTTATCCTATCGGCACAATATGCCAACGGAGGCTGGCCGCAGTATTACCCTTTAGAGAACAACTATAGCCGTCATATTACTTATAATGATGATGCTTATGTAGGCATTATAGAATTGCTGAAAGAAATCAAAGATAACCGCGATAAATTTCCGTTTATAAACGATGAGTTATACAACAAAATCGAACAGTCGTTTAATAAAGGGGTTGACTGTATACTCAAAACGCAGATCAACGACTTTGGCGAAGTGACGGCCTGGTGCCAGCAGCACGATGAAGTTACGCTGCAACCGGCCTGGGCTCGTGCATTTGAGCCGCCAAGTATATGTAATGCCGAAAGCGCAAATATTGTGTTACTGCTAATGAGCATCGATCATCCATCGGCGGACGTAAAAGGCGCAGTTAAACATGCCGTAAATTGGTTTAAAGAATCAGCTATTGAGGGCATCCGGGTACAAACTGTTGCTGCGCCTCCCGATACCAGCCAATATACCATTTCAAAAACCGACCGGGTTGTGGTGCAAGATCCATCAGCCCCGCCCATCTGGACACGCTATTACGAACTGCAAACCCATCGCCCAATGTTTTGCAACCGCGACAGCAAAGTAGTGTACTCACTGGCCGAGGTTGCCCGCGAACGCCGCTCGGGTTATGGTTGGTATACTTACAACCCGCAAAAAGTGTTGGATAAGTATCCTGCCTGGGCTCAGAAATGGCTTGCTAATGATTAA
- a CDS encoding DEAD/DEAH box helicase, with translation MTFLDFNFNEQLTEGLLSMGYKTPTAIQQIAIPVVMEGKDIIACAQTGTGKTASYLLPVLNLLGPHPKHQISALVLAPTRELAQQIDQQVEGLAYFTEISSQAVFGGGDGSAYEQQKRGITNKVDILIATPGRLISFLSSGSLKLNHLQYLILDEADRMLDMGFYEDIMRIISYLPAKRQTLMFSATMPPRIRTLAKSILHNPEQVNIAISQPASGINQQIYKTHDSQKTKLLTMLLNSGTYTSIIVFASTKEKVKGLYKELKAAKLKVNAFHSDITQHEREEILLEFKNKQLPIIIGTDALSRGIDVEGIDLVVNYDVPGDPEDYIHRIGRTARAATTGTAITFVNERDQRKFKNIQQLIEREIDEVPLPPEVGEAPQFKPDADGQKRRNRGGNNKRPGGGGNSGGANSGGQRKSNNNRPRGNRPNNNNKPNNNTDKPNPGTTN, from the coding sequence GTGACTTTTTTAGACTTTAACTTCAACGAGCAGCTTACCGAAGGCCTGCTCAGCATGGGCTATAAAACGCCTACTGCTATACAGCAAATAGCCATACCTGTGGTGATGGAAGGCAAAGACATCATTGCCTGTGCACAAACCGGTACTGGCAAAACTGCATCGTATTTATTACCTGTACTTAACTTGTTAGGGCCTCACCCCAAACACCAGATCAGCGCGCTGGTATTGGCTCCAACCCGCGAGTTGGCCCAGCAGATTGACCAGCAGGTAGAAGGTTTAGCTTACTTTACCGAAATAAGCTCGCAGGCGGTATTTGGCGGCGGAGATGGCAGTGCGTATGAACAGCAAAAACGCGGTATTACTAATAAAGTTGATATTTTAATTGCCACCCCCGGTCGTTTAATATCCTTTTTATCGTCCGGCTCGCTAAAGCTCAACCATTTACAATATTTGATTCTGGACGAAGCCGACCGCATGCTGGATATGGGCTTTTATGAGGATATTATGCGCATCATCAGCTATCTGCCTGCCAAACGGCAAACGCTTATGTTTTCGGCCACTATGCCACCACGCATACGTACCTTGGCCAAATCCATTTTGCATAATCCAGAGCAGGTTAATATTGCCATTTCGCAGCCGGCCAGTGGCATTAATCAACAGATTTATAAAACCCACGATTCGCAGAAAACAAAGCTGCTAACCATGTTGCTCAACAGCGGCACGTACACCAGCATCATCGTTTTTGCATCCACTAAAGAAAAGGTGAAAGGCCTGTATAAAGAACTGAAGGCGGCCAAGCTTAAAGTGAACGCCTTTCATTCTGATATTACCCAGCACGAGCGCGAAGAGATTTTGCTGGAGTTTAAAAACAAGCAATTACCTATTATTATTGGTACCGACGCATTATCAAGAGGTATTGATGTTGAAGGCATTGACCTGGTGGTAAACTATGATGTGCCCGGCGACCCGGAAGATTATATACATCGTATTGGCCGTACGGCACGCGCTGCAACCACCGGCACTGCCATTACCTTTGTTAACGAACGCGACCAACGCAAGTTCAAAAATATACAGCAACTAATTGAGCGAGAAATTGACGAAGTGCCCTTACCGCCAGAGGTAGGCGAAGCACCGCAATTTAAGCCTGATGCCGACGGTCAGAAACGTCGCAATCGTGGCGGCAATAACAAGAGGCCGGGTGGTGGTGGCAATAGTGGCGGCGCTAACAGCGGTGGTCAGCGTAAATCTAATAACAACAGGCCACGCGGTAACAGGCCCAACAATAATAACAAGCCTAATAATAATACTGATAAGCCTAACCCTGGCACTACTAATTAA
- a CDS encoding response regulator, with product METRQKTILVADDDEAIVDSISAILDLSGYEVLFVNDGTSVMQAVKAQPDLILLDIQMPGHDGQAVCRQLKRQASTKDIPVIIVSASMDVRSKAEQVGADDYLEKPFEMETLQQKVFNLLNR from the coding sequence ATGGAGACAAGGCAGAAAACGATATTAGTAGCAGATGATGATGAAGCAATTGTAGATTCCATATCGGCCATCTTGGATCTGTCGGGATACGAAGTGCTCTTTGTTAACGATGGCACTTCGGTGATGCAGGCTGTTAAAGCCCAGCCCGACCTCATTTTGCTTGATATACAGATGCCCGGTCACGACGGACAAGCTGTTTGTAGGCAGCTAAAGCGCCAAGCTTCCACCAAAGATATACCCGTAATTATCGTATCAGCCAGTATGGATGTACGCAGCAAAGCCGAGCAGGTAGGCGCGGACGACTACCTTGAAAAACCGTTTGAAATGGAAACTTTACAGCAAAAGGTGTTCAATTTGTTAAACAGATAG
- a CDS encoding YitT family protein, whose product MKATNEKALLDWVLILLGILSAAFGLKGFLLSSHFIDGGVTGISMLAADITGIPIAILIFVLNIPFLFLGYKRLGMLFAIKSFAGILGLSLAIAFLHFPDMTSDRLLTAVFGGFFIGVGIGFAMRGGAVLDGTEIAALLLSKKAQLLKISDIVLVLNILIFLAAAFFLGVERAMYSVLTYISASKMIDLILNGIEQYTGITVVSVKSEVIRKVITMQMGRGVTIYQGKSGYGKDGHINDPRDIIFTVVTRLEIPALKAKVLKIDPAAFIIQQSIDDTTGGLLKRKKLH is encoded by the coding sequence ATGAAAGCTACCAACGAAAAAGCATTACTGGACTGGGTATTAATACTTTTAGGCATTTTGTCGGCAGCGTTCGGGCTTAAAGGTTTTTTACTGTCCAGCCATTTCATCGATGGCGGCGTTACGGGAATTTCGATGTTGGCTGCCGATATTACAGGCATTCCGATAGCTATTTTAATTTTTGTGCTTAATATTCCTTTTCTGTTCTTGGGTTATAAGCGTTTAGGAATGCTATTTGCCATTAAAAGCTTTGCCGGCATACTCGGCCTGTCTTTAGCCATTGCATTTCTGCACTTCCCGGATATGACCTCAGACCGATTACTTACTGCAGTGTTTGGCGGATTTTTTATTGGTGTGGGTATAGGTTTTGCTATGCGCGGAGGTGCCGTTTTAGACGGTACCGAAATTGCCGCCTTACTGCTAAGTAAAAAGGCGCAGTTATTGAAAATAAGCGACATTGTACTGGTGCTTAATATACTCATTTTTTTGGCCGCAGCTTTTTTTTTAGGAGTTGAAAGGGCCATGTACTCAGTACTCACTTATATTTCCGCTTCTAAAATGATCGACCTCATTTTGAACGGTATCGAACAATATACCGGCATTACGGTGGTGTCAGTTAAAAGCGAGGTGATTCGTAAAGTTATTACCATGCAAATGGGACGCGGGGTAACTATTTACCAAGGCAAAAGCGGCTATGGTAAAGACGGTCACATCAACGACCCGCGCGATATTATTTTTACCGTAGTTACCCGCCTTGAAATACCGGCCCTCAAAGCGAAAGTGTTAAAGATTGACCCGGCAGCATTCATCATTCAGCAAAGTATTGATGATACCACAGGCGGATTGCTGAAACGTAAGAAGCTGCATTGA
- a CDS encoding single-stranded DNA-binding protein, whose amino-acid sequence MLNNAGINKVFLLGEVVLQPTLKHQTDGQGYYHFPLATRESIQKNQLPIQHTEQHQIKIGQQQLNKAACHLIPGQLIYLEGRIKTNASVDENGTKRYYTEIWCSSLKVL is encoded by the coding sequence ATGTTAAATAATGCAGGCATCAATAAGGTGTTTTTACTCGGCGAAGTAGTGCTACAGCCTACCTTAAAACATCAAACCGATGGGCAAGGATACTATCACTTTCCGCTGGCAACGCGCGAAAGCATACAGAAAAATCAACTCCCCATACAGCACACCGAGCAACATCAAATCAAAATAGGTCAGCAACAACTTAACAAAGCTGCATGCCATTTAATTCCAGGCCAGCTCATTTACCTCGAAGGCAGAATCAAGACAAACGCCTCTGTAGATGAAAACGGCACCAAGCGATATTACACCGAAATTTGGTGTAGCAGTTTGAAAGTATTGTAG
- a CDS encoding response regulator yields the protein MKRVLIVDNDPAILDVMEEVLGYEGFTVKTYSDTDNIFSCIDSFNPDIVLIDYILNGINGGELCAQIKKTPQTSHLPVVIISAYSRVLLSLGNYGCDDFISKPFELDNFISRITTLSSHQGESAIN from the coding sequence ATGAAACGCGTTTTAATTGTAGACAACGACCCGGCTATTCTGGATGTTATGGAAGAAGTTTTAGGTTATGAAGGATTTACAGTAAAAACTTACAGCGATACCGATAATATCTTCAGTTGCATTGACAGCTTTAACCCAGATATCGTTTTAATAGACTACATCCTAAATGGCATCAACGGCGGCGAGTTGTGCGCACAAATCAAAAAAACGCCCCAAACGAGCCACCTGCCGGTGGTCATCATCTCTGCTTACTCTAGAGTACTGCTATCTTTAGGTAACTATGGCTGCGACGACTTTATATCCAAACCCTTTGAGCTGGATAACTTTATAAGTCGTATTACTACGCTGAGCTCCCACCAAGGCGAAAGTGCTATAAATTAA
- a CDS encoding response regulator transcription factor — translation MIKIILADDHNVVRNGIKTLLDQERDMTIIAEATDGQQVLQLLEQCGTNLPDVVITDVNMPVMNGMELIEAINERYPSLRTLVLSMLDHERYITQSFRAGCKAYILKTVSAEELLFAIRHICKYNERYLSAEISLKMLDEMLFAPEAATPNDHKQPIELSKRELEVLTLIADGYTNLEIAEKLFTSKRTVEGHRQNLIDKTGTRNTASLIRFAIQHKYVA, via the coding sequence ATGATAAAGATTATACTTGCAGATGACCACAATGTGGTGCGTAATGGCATTAAAACCTTACTGGACCAGGAACGCGACATGACCATTATAGCCGAAGCTACCGACGGACAACAGGTACTGCAATTGCTTGAACAATGCGGTACTAATTTACCCGATGTTGTGATTACGGATGTGAATATGCCTGTTATGAACGGCATGGAACTGATTGAGGCCATCAATGAGCGCTACCCCAGTTTACGAACATTAGTGTTATCGATGCTTGACCATGAGCGTTACATTACCCAGTCTTTTAGAGCAGGCTGCAAAGCTTACATCCTTAAAACTGTAAGTGCCGAAGAGCTCTTATTTGCCATTAGGCACATCTGCAAATATAACGAGCGTTACCTGAGTGCCGAGATATCGCTTAAAATGCTCGACGAAATGCTTTTCGCTCCGGAAGCTGCCACTCCAAACGATCACAAACAACCTATCGAATTATCTAAACGTGAGCTGGAAGTACTTACCCTCATTGCTGATGGCTACACCAACCTCGAGATTGCCGAAAAACTGTTTACCAGTAAGCGAACGGTAGAAGGGCACCGCCAAAATCTGATTGATAAAACCGGCACCCGCAACACGGCATCACTCATCAGGTTTGCCATACAGCACAAATATGTAGCGTGA
- a CDS encoding DUF72 domain-containing protein yields the protein MEFGKVTTPQLAQVDFTLPADSALTHKTLKAAAPKQHLKVHVGCASWAQKVWKGNLYPPKTKDTDFLNEYAKQFNMIELNTTHYRMYDAATITKWKEKAAVNPDFKFCPKFNQLISHVKRLKGADEITTAFYEAMLAFEDKLGPMFLQLNENFAPKNFPELKAYLESLPRDVQVCVELRHKDWFAQHAYRDEAFGLMHRLGMGAVITDTAGRRDVIHMEVPSPYVFIRFVGNALHPTDYIRIDHWVQRIKSWHKQGLQNLYFGMHQSDELASPILCQYLINQLNDSLNLNIVPPRLLTSNTLF from the coding sequence ATGGAGTTTGGCAAAGTAACCACACCGCAATTAGCACAGGTAGACTTTACCCTACCTGCTGATAGCGCCCTGACGCACAAAACGCTTAAGGCAGCAGCCCCCAAGCAGCATTTAAAAGTGCATGTGGGCTGCGCCAGCTGGGCACAAAAAGTTTGGAAAGGCAATTTATACCCGCCTAAAACCAAGGATACTGACTTTTTGAACGAGTATGCCAAGCAGTTTAACATGATTGAACTGAACACAACGCATTACCGCATGTATGATGCTGCCACCATCACTAAGTGGAAGGAAAAAGCGGCTGTTAATCCCGATTTTAAATTTTGCCCTAAATTTAACCAGCTTATCAGTCACGTAAAACGCCTTAAGGGCGCTGACGAAATTACCACGGCCTTTTACGAAGCAATGCTTGCATTTGAAGATAAACTGGGGCCGATGTTTTTGCAGCTTAACGAAAACTTTGCACCCAAAAATTTCCCCGAACTAAAAGCTTACCTGGAAAGCCTGCCACGAGATGTGCAGGTGTGCGTTGAGTTACGCCATAAAGACTGGTTTGCACAGCACGCCTACCGTGATGAAGCTTTTGGCCTGATGCACCGCCTTGGCATGGGCGCCGTTATTACCGACACCGCCGGCCGGCGCGATGTGATACATATGGAAGTACCCAGCCCATACGTATTTATCCGCTTTGTAGGTAACGCACTCCACCCTACCGACTATATCCGTATTGACCATTGGGTGCAACGCATTAAAAGCTGGCACAAGCAGGGACTGCAAAATCTCTATTTTGGTATGCACCAGTCAGACGAGTTGGCTTCGCCCATTTTGTGCCAGTATCTAATTAACCAGTTAAACGACAGTTTGAATTTAAACATTGTGCCACCGCGCTTGTTAACCTCCAATACACTGTTTTAG
- a CDS encoding M20 family metallo-hydrolase, producing MANTDTLYFDAVELLKKLIATPSFSREENQTADIIQNFLQERHVPVQRKLNNLWAYNWHFDAAKPTILLNSHHDTVKPNSGYTNNPFEPIVQEDKLFGLGSNDAGGCLVSLIATFLHFYSREGLKYNFCLAATAEEEISGFNGLELVIPDLGLLDFAIVGEPTLMQLATAERGLMVLDCTAHGKSGHAAREEGDNAIYKALADIEWFRSYRFEKESEQFGPIKMSVTVINAGSQHNVVPATCKFTVDVRVTDAYRNEEVLDIIRRHVSCEVKPRSVRLKPSSISKDHPIVQAGLAMGRTTYGSPTTSDQALLDIPSLKLGPGDSARSHTADEFVHVSEIKEGIELYIKLLESIN from the coding sequence ATGGCAAATACTGATACTTTATATTTTGATGCCGTAGAACTGCTCAAAAAACTAATTGCTACTCCATCGTTCAGCCGGGAAGAAAACCAAACCGCCGACATTATTCAAAACTTTTTACAAGAGCGCCATGTCCCCGTTCAGCGTAAGTTAAATAACTTATGGGCTTACAACTGGCACTTTGACGCGGCCAAGCCCACCATATTGCTCAACTCGCACCACGATACAGTTAAACCCAATTCGGGCTACACCAATAACCCTTTTGAGCCTATCGTACAAGAAGATAAGTTGTTTGGACTGGGCAGTAATGATGCAGGTGGATGCCTGGTATCGCTTATTGCCACTTTTTTGCACTTTTATAGTCGTGAAGGTTTGAAATATAACTTTTGCCTGGCCGCCACGGCCGAAGAAGAAATTTCTGGCTTTAACGGCCTTGAGTTAGTTATCCCTGACTTGGGCCTGCTCGATTTTGCCATTGTAGGCGAACCTACCCTGATGCAGCTGGCCACGGCCGAACGCGGCTTGATGGTGCTTGACTGTACGGCCCACGGCAAATCGGGCCATGCCGCTCGCGAGGAAGGCGACAATGCCATTTACAAAGCGCTGGCCGATATTGAGTGGTTCCGCAGTTATCGGTTCGAAAAAGAATCGGAACAATTTGGTCCTATCAAAATGTCGGTTACCGTTATCAATGCCGGTTCGCAGCATAATGTGGTGCCTGCTACCTGTAAGTTTACGGTAGATGTTCGGGTAACCGATGCCTATCGCAACGAGGAAGTGCTCGACATCATCAGGCGGCATGTAAGCTGTGAGGTTAAGCCACGCTCGGTGCGGTTAAAGCCATCGTCGATAAGCAAAGACCACCCGATTGTACAAGCTGGCCTGGCCATGGGGCGTACCACTTATGGCTCCCCCACCACGTCAGATCAAGCTTTGTTGGATATCCCATCCTTAAAACTGGGACCTGGCGATTCGGCGCGGTCGCATACGGCCGACGAATTTGTTCATGTCTCTGAAATAAAAGAAGGTATCGAATTATACATTAAGCTTTTAGAAAGCATTAACTAA
- a CDS encoding GNAT family N-acetyltransferase, whose protein sequence is MYSPMTELTENTFPILKTERLTLRQLQTSDDEEIYALRSDEDVNQYLGRTPSLSVDDARKFIQAIIESHSSYWAITLTGLNTLIGTICLYNLSDDHQQGEIGYELLPTYQQKGIMREALSAVIDFAFKHLRVNLLEACTHANNKASIKLLEKLNFVRHHADEENMIVFILHT, encoded by the coding sequence ATGTATTCACCAATGACTGAATTAACCGAAAACACGTTTCCAATACTGAAAACAGAACGGCTAACATTGAGGCAACTACAGACAAGCGATGATGAAGAGATATATGCCTTACGATCTGACGAAGATGTAAACCAGTATCTCGGCCGAACACCAAGCCTGTCAGTTGATGATGCGAGAAAATTTATTCAAGCCATCATAGAAAGCCACTCCTCGTATTGGGCCATCACCCTCACTGGCCTCAATACACTCATCGGAACCATCTGCTTATATAACCTTTCGGACGACCATCAACAAGGCGAAATTGGATACGAGCTACTCCCTACTTATCAGCAAAAAGGTATCATGCGAGAGGCTCTTTCTGCAGTGATAGACTTTGCTTTTAAGCACTTGCGGGTAAACCTCTTGGAAGCATGCACACATGCCAATAACAAGGCTTCTATTAAGCTACTAGAAAAGCTAAACTTTGTGAGGCATCACGCAGATGAAGAGAACATGATTGTATTCATATTGCATACATAG
- a CDS encoding helix-turn-helix domain-containing protein, translating to MTQIILEAPPTKAACVSSLNNVMDTLYVLGGKWKLPLILSLVQAPRRFGEIMKEVDGISPKILAKELKDLELNDFIVRRVYPTTPVTIIYEATDYSRTLRGVLHELSNWGEQHRERIKQSMRKK from the coding sequence ATGACCCAAATTATATTAGAAGCCCCACCAACCAAAGCAGCATGTGTTTCTTCGCTCAATAATGTGATGGATACGCTGTACGTTTTGGGCGGCAAATGGAAACTACCGCTCATACTAAGCCTTGTGCAAGCACCCAGGCGTTTTGGCGAAATTATGAAAGAGGTTGATGGCATTTCGCCCAAAATACTAGCTAAAGAATTGAAAGACCTGGAACTAAATGACTTCATCGTTCGTCGGGTGTACCCTACTACACCAGTTACCATCATTTACGAAGCCACCGATTACAGCCGCACCCTGCGCGGCGTATTACACGAGCTGAGCAACTGGGGCGAACAGCACCGCGAACGTATAAAGCAAAGTATGCGTAAAAAATAA
- a CDS encoding NAD(P)H-dependent oxidoreductase — protein MKRILHLTSSILGSESKSIKLGRAVVDKVIEKYPGSSIEEVNLVELEVPHLTPATFQSFLVPGDQLTDDDRQSIRYSEQFIAQLQAADVLVVGAPLYNFTIHTALKSWIDHITRPGVTFKYSEQGPVGLITGKKVYIAFSSGGVYSHGPGAANDFVIPYLVTFFRLLGLTDVTVFRAEGLKVPGIMEHAMDKAIQSIVID, from the coding sequence ATGAAACGCATTCTTCATTTAACATCCAGCATTTTAGGTTCTGAATCAAAAAGTATTAAATTGGGCCGGGCCGTAGTCGATAAAGTTATCGAAAAGTATCCGGGCAGTTCTATCGAAGAGGTCAATCTGGTAGAGTTGGAAGTACCGCATCTCACACCGGCTACATTCCAGTCTTTCTTGGTACCCGGCGATCAGCTTACTGATGATGACCGGCAGTCTATTCGCTATTCAGAACAATTTATTGCGCAGTTGCAGGCAGCAGATGTTTTAGTGGTTGGGGCTCCGCTTTACAACTTTACTATTCACACGGCGCTTAAATCATGGATTGATCATATTACGCGGCCCGGCGTCACCTTCAAATATAGTGAGCAGGGGCCGGTAGGGCTAATCACTGGTAAAAAAGTGTACATCGCTTTTAGTTCGGGCGGTGTTTATTCGCATGGCCCCGGTGCAGCTAACGATTTTGTGATACCATATTTGGTAACTTTTTTCAGGCTTTTAGGACTGACCGACGTCACCGTTTTTCGTGCCGAAGGGCTAAAAGTGCCCGGCATCATGGAACATGCCATGGACAAAGCTATACAAAGCATTGTGATTGACTAA
- a CDS encoding SDR family oxidoreductase, producing MILITGATGQLGGRVIETLLNYNIPAGQIAALVRDEAKAESLKVKGINLRIGNYDDVDALNIAMQGIEKVLLVSALEEGKIVQQHKNVIDAAKRAGVQCLAYTSHCLQNRETLHNPIMLTHYETEDYLMASGLKYIIFRNILYMDSMALYMLGRDYLDNGINLPAGDGRVAYALRCDQAEAIGHVLAAGDCSNRIYRFTGSRAYSFTDVAQSLSELTGKTVSYRPVSAETYRTNALNGGMPQKVVDLILPFMADIAGGQGSTVTNDMEEALGRPPIDLKAGLKQLLNL from the coding sequence ATGATATTAATTACCGGAGCTACTGGCCAGTTAGGTGGCCGGGTTATCGAAACCCTGCTAAATTACAATATACCTGCCGGGCAGATTGCCGCGCTGGTGCGCGATGAAGCCAAAGCAGAAAGCCTTAAAGTTAAAGGCATTAATTTGCGCATAGGCAACTATGACGACGTAGATGCACTTAATATCGCTATGCAAGGAATCGAAAAGGTTTTATTGGTGTCGGCGCTTGAGGAGGGTAAGATTGTGCAGCAACACAAAAACGTCATTGATGCTGCTAAGCGTGCCGGAGTACAATGCCTGGCTTACACCAGCCATTGCCTGCAAAACCGCGAAACGCTGCACAACCCAATCATGCTTACGCATTATGAAACGGAAGATTACCTGATGGCCAGCGGACTTAAATATATCATTTTTCGTAATATACTGTATATGGACTCGATGGCTTTGTATATGCTGGGCCGGGATTACTTAGACAACGGAATCAATTTGCCTGCCGGCGATGGGAGGGTGGCTTATGCGTTGCGCTGCGATCAGGCCGAGGCCATAGGCCATGTGCTGGCCGCCGGTGATTGCAGCAACCGTATTTACCGTTTTACCGGTAGTAGAGCTTATTCGTTTACTGATGTAGCACAGTCGCTCAGTGAGCTGACTGGCAAAACGGTAAGTTATAGGCCTGTGAGTGCCGAAACTTATAGAACCAACGCATTAAATGGCGGTATGCCCCAAAAAGTGGTTGATTTGATTTTGCCTTTTATGGCCGACATTGCCGGCGGGCAAGGCAGTACCGTTACCAACGATATGGAAGAAGCGCTGGGCCGGCCACCTATTGATTTAAAGGCAGGATTGAAGCAGTTGCTTAATTTGTAA
- a CDS encoding helix-turn-helix transcriptional regulator — MANPTPIHVKTIAEYHRLLELPAPEHPLVSVVKFEDMAYPPKYASKALMHNFYSIALKRTFQAKLKYGQQEVDFDKGVMLFMAPMQVLSISGPPETAAGHQGWLLLVHPDLLWNTSLANKIRRYEYFDYKASEALHLSDAEEQMIVDIMQKIVQEYRSRLDDFSQNVIVAQLELLLTYAERFYQRQFITRKAGNHQMITRMEELLNKYFEADQQALKGIPSVNYFADELHLSPNYLSRLLKTLTGQSTKQFITNKVIDLAKEKLSTTNLGMKEIAYLLGFEHPQSFSKQFKRRTSMSPLEFRASFN, encoded by the coding sequence ATGGCAAACCCAACGCCCATTCATGTTAAAACCATAGCCGAGTACCACCGCCTGCTCGAATTGCCCGCACCCGAGCACCCTTTGGTGAGCGTAGTTAAGTTTGAAGATATGGCGTATCCACCCAAATATGCCTCAAAGGCGTTGATGCACAACTTTTATAGCATTGCGCTTAAACGCACGTTTCAGGCCAAACTAAAATACGGCCAACAAGAGGTTGATTTTGATAAAGGTGTGATGCTTTTTATGGCGCCTATGCAGGTACTGTCAATTAGTGGTCCGCCCGAAACGGCGGCCGGGCACCAGGGTTGGCTTTTACTTGTGCACCCCGATTTGCTTTGGAATACGTCGCTGGCCAACAAAATAAGGCGTTACGAATATTTTGATTACAAGGCCAGCGAGGCCTTGCACCTGTCGGATGCTGAGGAACAAATGATTGTAGATATTATGCAAAAAATAGTTCAGGAGTACCGCAGCCGTTTAGATGATTTTAGCCAGAACGTAATAGTTGCCCAACTCGAATTACTGCTTACTTACGCCGAGCGCTTTTACCAGCGGCAGTTCATCACCCGTAAAGCAGGCAATCACCAGATGATTACCCGGATGGAAGAGTTGCTGAATAAATATTTTGAGGCTGACCAGCAAGCGCTTAAAGGCATCCCATCGGTTAATTACTTTGCTGATGAACTGCACCTTTCACCTAACTATTTGAGTCGTTTGCTTAAAACACTTACGGGCCAAAGCACCAAGCAATTTATTACCAACAAAGTAATCGACCTGGCTAAAGAAAAACTGTCAACCACTAACCTGGGGATGAAAGAGATTGCCTATCTGCTGGGCTTCGAGCACCCCCAATCTTTCAGTAAGCAATTTAAGCGCCGCACCAGTATGTCGCCCTTAGAATTTAGAGCCTCATTTAATTAA